In Candidatus Epulonipiscium viviparus, one DNA window encodes the following:
- a CDS encoding LacI family DNA-binding transcriptional regulator, which translates to MAITMKDVAREAGVGLGTVSNYLSGKANVSEEKRQAIDVAIKELNYKFNSTAQALKTKKFMYIGVLISAFTNHFIMNLLSLLERELQTQGYHMIVLEHSTDEATFTQHITHLINRVDGLIAFTNHLDVYTIIKESALPTVIYSHTLLDYKFDHIIPNLKFDHVMPDLLSISRTATAALLKKGHRKIAMLAGFKNIDISPDIIGYKEAYEQANLPFDQSLVFAANAPMTNPQKIKVLLATHPDITAFVALSYRQTITIWTELSKLNLLDKICIIGHDCSDISGLMHPPMCYTYASYSETTQELVNLLLSRIRSATESANLVIIKERIANEKNIPPIQ; encoded by the coding sequence ATGGCCATTACAATGAAAGATGTGGCTAGGGAAGCAGGAGTTGGTCTAGGCACTGTATCTAATTATTTATCGGGAAAGGCCAATGTATCAGAAGAGAAGAGGCAAGCAATCGATGTGGCTATCAAAGAACTAAATTACAAATTTAACAGCACGGCGCAGGCTCTTAAGACAAAAAAGTTTATGTATATTGGAGTTTTAATTTCTGCATTCACCAATCATTTTATAATGAATTTACTGTCCCTATTAGAACGAGAATTGCAGACACAAGGATATCACATGATTGTTTTAGAACATAGCACTGATGAAGCTACGTTTACGCAGCACATAACGCATTTGATCAATAGGGTAGACGGGCTAATAGCATTTACCAATCACTTGGACGTGTATACAATTATCAAGGAAAGCGCCTTGCCAACTGTAATATATTCACACACGCTATTAGACTATAAGTTTGATCACATCATCCCCAATTTGAAGTTTGATCATGTAATGCCTGACTTGCTATCAATTTCGCGAACAGCTACAGCCGCGTTGCTTAAGAAAGGTCACAGAAAAATAGCTATGTTGGCTGGCTTTAAAAATATTGATATCAGCCCAGACATTATCGGCTATAAAGAAGCATATGAACAAGCAAATTTGCCATTTGACCAGTCGCTGGTATTTGCAGCCAATGCGCCAATGACAAATCCGCAGAAAATTAAGGTTTTGCTAGCAACACATCCTGATATTACTGCATTTGTGGCCCTTTCTTATAGGCAAACCATAACCATATGGACAGAATTATCCAAACTCAATCTTTTAGATAAAATATGCATTATAGGGCATGATTGCTCTGATATTAGTGGTCTTATGCATCCTCCTATGTGCTACACTTATGCCTCTTATTCTGAGACAACCCAAGAACTTGTTAACCTTCTTCTCTCGCGCATTCGTAGTGCTACTGAGTCGGCCAACTTAGTAATAATCAAAGAAAGAATTGCCAACGAAAAAAATATTCCACCTATACAATAG
- a CDS encoding glycoside hydrolase family 125 protein: MDELLSPAMVDLINEIEVTFANAPKLVKMFKQCYTNTLSTTVTLLPDRTTYVITGDIPAMWLRDSACQLRPYYILAAKDLSIADTIEGLIRRQMKCILLDPYANAFNKCDNGNCYAQDETEMSGWVWERKYEIDSLCFPIQMAYLLWKNTGRTSHFDNMFVDTVNVIMDTWVVEQNHEENSPYSFIRRNSYFTETLSRDGKGALVKPNIGLTWSGFRPSDDACQYGYLIPSNMFAAVVLGYVAEIAEVISNDALGARALSLAEQIKNGIETYGIINHHTFGKVYAYEVDGYGQYNLMDDANVPSLLSIPYLGYRSYEDEVYQNTRKMILSDANPYFYKGSAAKGIGSPHTPINYIWHISLAIQGLTNPSREYKKKILSILATTDGETNMMHEGFDVNNPKKFTREWFSWANAMFCELLLSYGGYNIITS; the protein is encoded by the coding sequence ATGGATGAATTATTATCTCCAGCTATGGTGGATTTGATAAATGAAATAGAAGTAACTTTTGCTAATGCGCCAAAGTTGGTTAAGATGTTTAAACAATGCTATACCAATACGCTAAGTACCACTGTGACGTTATTGCCTGATAGAACAACCTATGTGATTACGGGCGATATTCCTGCTATGTGGCTGCGCGACTCTGCTTGTCAGTTGCGACCATACTATATTTTGGCGGCAAAAGATCTGAGCATCGCAGATACTATAGAGGGTTTAATTAGACGTCAGATGAAATGTATTTTGCTAGATCCATATGCCAATGCTTTTAATAAGTGTGACAACGGAAATTGCTATGCACAAGATGAGACTGAAATGAGTGGTTGGGTTTGGGAGCGCAAGTATGAGATCGATTCTTTGTGCTTTCCTATTCAGATGGCATATCTACTTTGGAAAAACACCGGGCGAACTTCGCATTTTGATAATATGTTTGTAGATACTGTAAATGTTATTATGGACACTTGGGTTGTAGAACAAAATCATGAAGAAAATTCACCTTATTCATTTATTCGTAGAAACAGTTATTTTACCGAAACCCTCTCGCGAGATGGCAAAGGAGCTCTTGTGAAACCAAATATAGGGCTCACCTGGTCGGGATTTAGACCTAGCGATGACGCGTGTCAGTATGGCTATCTCATTCCGTCGAACATGTTCGCTGCTGTGGTCCTTGGTTACGTCGCGGAGATAGCAGAAGTAATTTCAAACGATGCCCTGGGCGCGCGTGCCCTTTCATTGGCAGAGCAGATCAAAAACGGCATAGAAACATATGGAATAATTAACCATCACACCTTTGGCAAAGTTTATGCATATGAAGTGGATGGCTATGGTCAGTACAATCTAATGGATGATGCAAATGTGCCGAGCTTGCTATCGATTCCTTATTTAGGATATAGATCGTATGAAGATGAAGTCTATCAAAATACGAGAAAGATGATTCTTAGTGATGCGAATCCATATTTTTATAAGGGCTCTGCTGCCAAAGGCATTGGTAGTCCGCATACTCCGATAAATTATATTTGGCATATATCCTTGGCAATTCAGGGGTTGACAAATCCCTCTCGAGAGTATAAGAAAAAGATTCTCAGCATTCTTGCCACGACAGATGGAGAAACTAATATGATGCATGAAGGTTTCGATGTAAACAATCCTAAAAAATTTACCAGAGAGTGGTTTTCCTGGGCCAATGCTATGTTTTGCGAATTATTGCTAAGCTATGGCGGGTACAATATAATTACATCTTAG
- a CDS encoding DeoR/GlpR family DNA-binding transcription regulator, with translation MFSIARRQEILDALKTKGSVNILELALHYGVGKETIRRDLKALALDFNISIVYGGAYLKSHSSPIVEETILKKREANIEAKLAIARVAADLIQPGDVIALNSGSTMECILHYLEEKAPLSIVTANINIAARASVIAGMEVYIPAGKVRGKSGMVLTPISHDYLKNFSVDKCFFGVSAINLDHQITHPSIEEVENNRILLSIAEQVFMVADHSKFDKKSLYKLADIKEMTAIVTDKPLPEEYQAYCKTHDVQIFIP, from the coding sequence ATGTTTTCTATTGCACGCAGACAAGAAATATTAGACGCACTAAAAACAAAAGGTTCGGTAAATATATTAGAGTTGGCATTACACTATGGAGTGGGCAAAGAAACTATTCGACGTGATCTCAAAGCTTTGGCACTGGATTTTAACATTTCAATTGTATATGGTGGAGCCTATTTAAAGTCGCATTCATCACCTATTGTTGAGGAAACTATTCTAAAAAAACGAGAAGCTAATATCGAGGCGAAACTCGCTATTGCAAGAGTGGCCGCAGACCTTATACAACCTGGCGACGTTATAGCATTGAATTCTGGCTCCACTATGGAGTGCATATTACATTATTTGGAAGAAAAGGCTCCACTTTCTATTGTGACAGCAAATATAAATATCGCTGCACGAGCCTCTGTGATAGCAGGAATGGAAGTGTATATTCCCGCCGGCAAAGTTAGAGGCAAATCCGGAATGGTTCTTACTCCTATTTCTCACGACTACCTCAAAAATTTTAGTGTTGATAAATGCTTTTTTGGTGTTAGTGCAATCAACTTAGATCACCAAATAACTCACCCATCCATAGAGGAGGTTGAGAATAATCGCATCTTGCTCTCCATTGCCGAACAAGTTTTTATGGTTGCCGACCATAGCAAGTTTGACAAAAAATCGTTGTATAAGTTGGCTGATATTAAAGAAATGACCGCGATCGTCACAGACAAACCTCTGCCCGAAGAATATCAAGCCTACTGCAAAACTCATGACGTACAAATTTTTATACCGTAG
- a CDS encoding FAD-binding oxidoreductase, with amino-acid sequence MRKENVRPFLDQIRKDLPDVTILERMEDRLVYAHGCYPLEYKWLLQGPYPYLPSAILMPNNTAEVAAIVTLSEQFEIGIIPFGGGSGIVGGSIAENEEVMIDIKRLRDFKINEINGTARGGAGLTGADFENLLNERGFTCGQYPQSFQSAVLGGMVSTRAIGTFSTKYGKMDDMIHALEVVLPNGHIYTSHTTPKASTGPELDQLFLGAEGVYGIVTAAELKIYPVAEKRYFEAFTFADTVSALTAIRLFIQNNVRPAVIRLYDEEEAIPRIEKFNYEKGYVILIVGYEGLAKQVDLERELVAEYCLAHGGISKGTEAGEHWFHSRFSTKKMLDHDAMRGGTADAIEVAAPWDCIVNVWREMRKALEPLCTGIDCHFSHVYHAGASVYVIFHAETGGDDFEGAKRYEQCLEVAISTSLKYGGNVSHHHGSGKAKAKYLVGEHGETGIEVMQAIKDALDPKGLVNKGVLGL; translated from the coding sequence ATGAGAAAAGAAAATGTGCGTCCGTTTTTGGACCAAATACGAAAAGATCTACCCGATGTAACAATATTAGAACGAATGGAGGATAGGCTAGTATATGCCCATGGATGCTATCCACTAGAATATAAGTGGTTGCTGCAAGGGCCGTACCCTTATCTTCCGTCTGCAATATTAATGCCTAATAATACTGCCGAGGTTGCAGCTATTGTGACGCTCTCTGAACAATTTGAAATCGGAATTATTCCTTTTGGAGGTGGCTCTGGAATTGTTGGCGGAAGTATCGCCGAAAACGAAGAAGTTATGATTGATATAAAAAGGTTGCGTGACTTCAAAATTAACGAGATTAACGGAACGGCTCGCGGAGGTGCCGGACTGACCGGTGCCGATTTTGAGAATTTGCTAAACGAGAGAGGCTTTACTTGTGGGCAATATCCACAGTCTTTCCAAAGTGCGGTGCTCGGAGGAATGGTTTCTACTAGAGCAATAGGTACGTTTTCTACCAAATATGGAAAAATGGATGATATGATCCATGCGCTCGAAGTGGTTCTCCCTAATGGACATATATATACCAGCCACACAACTCCAAAAGCATCTACAGGCCCCGAACTCGATCAGCTGTTTTTGGGAGCTGAAGGCGTTTATGGAATCGTTACTGCGGCAGAATTAAAAATATATCCTGTTGCAGAAAAAAGATATTTCGAAGCCTTTACTTTTGCTGATACAGTTTCTGCGCTAACAGCGATTAGACTCTTTATCCAGAACAACGTCCGCCCGGCTGTTATTCGACTTTATGATGAAGAAGAAGCAATTCCGCGCATCGAAAAGTTTAATTACGAAAAGGGATATGTGATTTTAATTGTAGGATATGAGGGGCTTGCAAAACAAGTGGATTTGGAAAGAGAATTGGTTGCTGAATATTGCTTGGCACATGGAGGAATTAGCAAGGGAACCGAAGCCGGAGAGCACTGGTTTCACTCTAGATTTTCCACCAAGAAGATGCTCGACCACGATGCTATGCGCGGAGGAACTGCAGATGCCATAGAGGTTGCGGCTCCTTGGGACTGCATCGTTAATGTATGGCGAGAGATGCGCAAGGCTCTAGAACCTCTTTGTACTGGTATCGACTGTCACTTCTCTCATGTTTATCACGCAGGTGCGAGTGTTTATGTTATTTTTCATGCCGAAACAGGTGGCGACGACTTTGAGGGTGCCAAGCGATATGAGCAATGCTTGGAAGTTGCCATTTCTACCAGTCTCAAATATGGAGGAAATGTTTCGCACCACCATGGAAGCGGCAAGGCGAAGGCTAAATATCTCGTTGGTGAACACGGCGAAACTGGTATCGAAGTTATGCAGGCGATTAAGGATGCCCTTGATCCCAAAGGATTAGTTAATAAAGGAGTGCTTGGATTATGA
- a CDS encoding FGGY family carbohydrate kinase: MKKYILVIDEGTTGTRALIFDKRFAIVSQSYMEFTQYTPAEDKVEHDAMEIYEKTIQVCRQAMESASIPAEEIESIGITTQRATCVVWNKITGQPFYNAIVWQDVRTTEECQKINETEWGEKARTHTGWTLAPVYTSMMMKWYIENVPAISEAIARGDALMGTIDTWLIWNLTGRQTHAISYSNASVTGSYDLINDEWYTEFLDYLGVPVSIYPTVVNDSGDYGCTYPNLFGIPIPINGAIADQHAALFAQGCRNAGSAKITNGTGSFLDINIGSKLIFSNEGLNTLIAWKIGDKITYALEGYESVTGSAVQWLRDGIEVIEDAAQSETMANSVENSNGVIFVPALSGLSAPFHDSSARGTLFGITRGTTTAHIVRATLEGIVYRMKDILNAIELESKVKLNQIRIDGGLSKNNFVAQRMADMLDVEVLRPASVEATALGAAQMAGLYTGFWTEADLQNAMAVDKIFVPDMSSADREDRYKIWTDRVRRCLNMIQRNEG; the protein is encoded by the coding sequence ATGAAAAAGTATATTTTAGTGATTGATGAAGGCACCACCGGCACTCGCGCTTTAATTTTTGACAAACGTTTTGCAATCGTATCTCAAAGTTATATGGAATTTACTCAGTATACTCCTGCAGAAGACAAAGTTGAGCATGACGCGATGGAAATCTACGAAAAGACAATACAGGTGTGTAGACAGGCAATGGAAAGTGCCAGCATTCCTGCAGAGGAAATCGAGTCTATTGGCATCACCACTCAGCGTGCAACATGCGTTGTTTGGAACAAGATTACCGGGCAACCGTTTTATAATGCTATAGTTTGGCAAGATGTTAGAACCACCGAAGAATGTCAAAAAATTAACGAAACGGAATGGGGTGAAAAAGCCAGAACTCACACCGGATGGACACTTGCACCTGTGTATACATCGATGATGATGAAATGGTATATCGAAAATGTTCCTGCAATTAGCGAAGCAATAGCTCGGGGCGATGCGTTAATGGGTACGATCGACACTTGGCTGATTTGGAATTTAACCGGTCGCCAAACACATGCTATCAGCTACTCCAATGCTTCTGTAACCGGCAGCTACGACCTCATAAACGATGAATGGTATACCGAATTTTTAGATTATCTGGGCGTTCCCGTTTCTATATATCCAACAGTCGTAAACGATTCTGGAGATTATGGTTGCACATACCCAAATTTGTTTGGCATACCGATTCCTATAAACGGCGCCATTGCCGACCAGCACGCTGCTCTGTTTGCACAAGGGTGTCGCAACGCGGGGAGCGCAAAAATTACAAATGGCACGGGGTCATTTCTCGATATCAATATTGGCAGCAAATTAATTTTTTCAAACGAAGGTTTAAACACCTTGATTGCATGGAAAATAGGCGATAAAATCACTTATGCCCTCGAGGGCTACGAATCAGTTACTGGTTCTGCAGTACAATGGCTACGAGACGGTATCGAAGTTATAGAAGACGCTGCCCAGAGCGAAACGATGGCCAACAGTGTGGAAAACTCCAATGGCGTAATCTTTGTTCCAGCATTATCCGGATTATCCGCTCCGTTTCACGACTCTTCGGCCCGCGGAACATTGTTTGGCATTACCCGAGGTACTACAACAGCGCATATTGTTCGCGCTACCCTAGAAGGCATCGTCTATCGTATGAAAGATATTTTGAATGCAATCGAACTCGAATCCAAAGTTAAACTTAATCAAATTCGCATCGACGGCGGCCTTTCAAAAAATAACTTCGTTGCCCAGAGAATGGCAGACATGCTAGATGTGGAAGTATTGCGCCCGGCCTCTGTTGAAGCAACAGCGCTTGGTGCTGCACAAATGGCAGGGTTATATACAGGATTTTGGACCGAAGCGGATTTGCAAAACGCAATGGCAGTGGACAAAATATTTGTACCCGACATGTCTTCTGCAGATAGAGAAGATAGATATAAAATTTGGACCGACCGCGTCCGCCGCTGCTTAAATATGATTCAACGCAACGAAGGCTGA
- a CDS encoding DUF1667 domain-containing protein produces MKEYICIVCPLSCDLTLTDTAGELSVAGNTCKRGETYAKNEYTNPVRMLTTTVAIKNSTHPLLPVISSAALPKNQLRKCLDILYKLKLTAPVKEGDLIVKNIADTGVDIISAKTVSVL; encoded by the coding sequence ATGAAAGAATACATTTGTATAGTGTGCCCGCTAAGTTGCGACTTAACCTTAACCGATACTGCCGGCGAGCTATCTGTTGCAGGAAACACATGCAAACGCGGCGAAACCTATGCTAAAAACGAATACACTAATCCAGTGCGAATGCTAACTACAACAGTTGCGATAAAAAACAGTACTCATCCGCTGTTGCCTGTCATTAGCAGTGCTGCGTTGCCAAAAAATCAGCTTCGAAAATGCCTAGACATTTTGTATAAACTAAAATTGACGGCACCTGTTAAGGAGGGCGATCTCATCGTCAAAAATATAGCAGATACAGGAGTTGATATCATCTCCGCAAAGACCGTATCCGTTTTATAG
- a CDS encoding NAD(P)/FAD-dependent oxidoreductase, with amino-acid sequence MKEVELVIIGGGPAGLAAAIKAYELGLRDILILERDVELGGILQQCIHDGFGLHRFGTQLSGSAYAQKFIDLVHEYNIPVYCNTMVLELTADKQIVAVSSNHGLIQIQAKAVVLAMGCRERTRPQVRILGTRPAGVMTAGAVQRYINMEGYKPGSKAVILGSGDIGLIMARRMTLEGIEVEGVYEVMPNLGGLRRNKAQCLDDYEIPLHLATTVTAVHGKSRVEGVTVAAVDETRTPITSTERYIPCDLLVLSVGLIPENELSRNAGIALDPITKGPIVDTTMMSSAEGIFVAGNVGAVFDLVDYVSLTGEVAAMGAVKYLRGERAVMPSFKIIAGDNVSFVFPQNLVASDDHAKLYLRVRKTMKKVDVQVVCGDKIIVSKRERFATPPEMIAVDLPPNAIASGDLKVNVVSI; translated from the coding sequence ATGAAAGAAGTAGAGTTAGTAATTATAGGAGGCGGGCCAGCTGGATTGGCTGCTGCTATTAAAGCTTATGAATTGGGACTTCGTGATATATTAATATTGGAACGCGACGTTGAGCTTGGCGGAATTTTACAGCAATGTATTCACGATGGATTTGGGTTGCATAGATTTGGGACGCAACTTAGCGGAAGTGCCTATGCGCAAAAATTTATTGATTTGGTTCATGAATATAATATTCCAGTCTATTGTAACACGATGGTACTCGAACTTACAGCAGATAAACAAATTGTTGCGGTAAGTTCAAATCACGGATTGATTCAGATTCAAGCAAAAGCTGTCGTTCTGGCCATGGGATGCCGCGAGAGAACTCGTCCACAAGTACGAATTTTGGGTACGCGTCCTGCAGGAGTTATGACCGCTGGTGCTGTTCAACGATATATAAATATGGAAGGCTACAAACCAGGTAGCAAGGCGGTAATCTTGGGTTCTGGAGATATCGGCCTGATTATGGCGAGGCGAATGACTCTGGAGGGCATAGAAGTTGAAGGAGTATATGAGGTTATGCCAAATCTTGGTGGACTTAGACGCAACAAAGCCCAGTGCTTAGATGATTATGAGATCCCCCTCCATCTTGCGACAACGGTCACTGCAGTTCATGGAAAATCACGAGTTGAAGGAGTCACTGTTGCAGCTGTTGATGAAACGCGTACTCCAATCACATCAACCGAGCGATATATACCTTGCGATCTGCTAGTATTATCTGTGGGGCTAATTCCCGAAAACGAATTGAGTCGCAATGCTGGAATAGCGCTCGATCCTATTACAAAAGGACCAATTGTAGATACTACGATGATGAGTTCTGCAGAAGGGATTTTCGTTGCGGGAAATGTCGGTGCTGTATTCGATTTAGTAGATTATGTATCGCTGACCGGTGAAGTGGCCGCCATGGGAGCTGTTAAATACTTACGTGGAGAGCGAGCTGTAATGCCGAGCTTTAAAATTATTGCAGGAGATAACGTATCATTTGTATTTCCGCAAAACTTGGTAGCTAGCGATGACCACGCAAAATTGTATTTACGGGTGCGAAAAACTATGAAGAAAGTTGATGTTCAAGTTGTGTGTGGCGATAAAATTATCGTTTCTAAGCGCGAGAGATTTGCGACACCGCCCGAAATGATAGCAGTTGATTTGCCTCCAAACGCAATAGCATCTGGCGATTTAAAAGTAAATGTAGTATCTATATAA
- a CDS encoding NAD(P)/FAD-dependent oxidoreductase, whose protein sequence is MTIDFLPKSVSYTLEDDTLHLTGTLGSWQEMIDLCHKAAKLPAVKNVLSHIKTPEDVCKESVDTAPYIAKGVAKSVDVLIVGAGVTGCAAARELSKYDISILVVEKASDISEGTTKANNGMIHSGYDTKPNSLKAKFGVKGNALYSKWAAELDFHFNRTGSFVCGFNADDMQVIEELFQNGVTNGVPGIEIISGERAREIEPNLSDEIIGALWTPTAGYVEPYEVTLALAENAIENNAQFWLNTEVFDILTEDDILSAVTNEGIIEARVIINCAGLYADEVARMAGDEFYTIHPRRGTIAILDKENKGKLHTFAGKAPSNYTKGGGPQETPEGTLLLGPSAKEVPDKEDLGVDSDDLYFILNKGLELTKNISADTLITYFSGNRAATFSEDFIVESSKRIKGFIHVAGIQSPGLASAPAIAEEVVNLTLAQLGNVALNPDYSPYHKFTKAFRECSTEERASLIAEDSAYGRIICRCESVTEAEIVNAIHGLVPATTVDAIKRRTRAGMGRCQSGFCGSRVLEILARELNISPLEVTLKGGASKILFEKTRS, encoded by the coding sequence GTGACCATAGATTTTTTACCCAAAAGTGTTTCTTATACATTAGAAGATGATACGCTACACTTAACTGGAACTTTAGGTAGCTGGCAAGAAATGATAGACTTATGCCACAAGGCCGCTAAACTTCCTGCAGTTAAAAATGTTCTAAGCCATATTAAAACTCCCGAAGATGTATGCAAAGAGTCTGTCGATACTGCTCCTTATATAGCAAAAGGCGTTGCCAAAAGTGTCGACGTGCTTATAGTTGGTGCAGGTGTGACAGGCTGTGCTGCTGCTAGAGAACTCAGCAAATACGACATTTCTATTCTTGTTGTCGAGAAAGCTTCTGACATTTCCGAAGGCACCACCAAAGCCAACAACGGCATGATTCATTCGGGATACGACACTAAACCAAATAGCCTAAAAGCAAAGTTTGGAGTTAAGGGAAATGCGCTCTATAGCAAGTGGGCCGCAGAATTAGATTTCCATTTTAATCGCACCGGTTCGTTTGTTTGTGGCTTCAATGCCGATGATATGCAAGTAATAGAAGAGTTGTTTCAAAACGGCGTAACAAATGGCGTGCCAGGCATTGAAATTATTAGTGGCGAACGTGCTAGAGAAATTGAGCCAAATTTGAGTGACGAAATTATTGGAGCGCTTTGGACTCCCACTGCTGGTTACGTTGAGCCATATGAGGTGACCCTGGCTCTTGCCGAGAATGCTATCGAAAATAACGCACAGTTTTGGCTGAATACCGAGGTTTTTGACATCTTAACAGAAGATGATATTTTGTCTGCAGTTACAAATGAAGGGATTATCGAAGCTCGAGTGATAATCAATTGTGCCGGACTTTATGCAGATGAAGTTGCTCGAATGGCAGGAGACGAGTTTTATACCATTCACCCTAGACGCGGCACCATCGCTATTCTCGACAAGGAAAATAAAGGAAAATTGCATACATTTGCTGGAAAGGCTCCAAGCAATTACACCAAAGGTGGCGGCCCTCAAGAGACTCCCGAAGGAACACTTCTTTTAGGCCCTTCTGCAAAAGAAGTTCCCGATAAAGAAGATTTGGGTGTAGACAGCGATGACTTGTATTTTATATTGAACAAAGGTTTGGAACTTACCAAAAATATTTCTGCTGATACTTTGATCACATATTTTAGTGGCAACAGAGCTGCGACGTTTAGCGAAGATTTTATTGTTGAATCTTCCAAACGCATCAAGGGGTTTATTCATGTTGCCGGCATCCAGTCTCCAGGCTTGGCATCGGCACCGGCCATTGCAGAAGAAGTGGTAAATCTCACATTAGCACAGCTTGGCAATGTAGCTCTAAATCCAGACTATAGTCCATACCACAAGTTTACAAAAGCTTTTCGAGAATGTTCGACCGAGGAGAGAGCTTCGTTAATTGCAGAAGACAGTGCGTATGGTCGAATTATTTGCAGATGCGAAAGCGTTACAGAAGCCGAAATAGTTAATGCTATACACGGCCTTGTTCCTGCCACTACTGTCGATGCTATAAAGCGCCGCACACGTGCCGGTATGGGCAGATGCCAAAGTGGATTCTGTGGTAGCAGAGTGTTAGAAATCTTGGCAAGAGAGCTAAACATTTCACCACTCGAAGTTACTTTAAAGGGTGGCGCATCCAAAATTTTGTTCGAAAAAACTAGAAGCTAG